Proteins encoded in a region of the Pirellulales bacterium genome:
- a CDS encoding parallel beta-helix domain-containing protein, whose protein sequence is MKSSLEWFALVACFGLLSLCTVAAAEEDKYPERNAAAPAVTPQSIRGTFQVGPGQSIQAAVDRARPGDRIQVLPGTYSESVTIDFDDIELVGIVQNGERPVFDGKGKMNDAVLVSGNNFVISGFEVRDYKGNGVVVNKAKNATFRNLVCHNTGKYGVYPVLCQGVLVENCVVSDVWDAGVYAGQCQDVVIQNCESYRCTIGMETENCVNVLMANNSAHQNSLGLLVVLLPDLPTTVASNARVINNRVLDNNYPNLSPPGNTVNLVEPGIGIAVNAADNTEVTKNEVRGHGSYGIAMYALTDVFPPEHKLNVEPNPDGNYIHDNALADNGQNPSKRLKSLGAPGGDLFWSGKGVGNGWNETTEKSFPAKLPAWSGNPGAAGGGR, encoded by the coding sequence ATGAAGTCCTCGCTGGAATGGTTTGCCCTGGTCGCGTGCTTCGGCCTGTTGTCGCTCTGCACAGTTGCGGCTGCCGAAGAAGACAAGTATCCCGAGCGTAACGCCGCGGCTCCCGCCGTTACGCCCCAGAGTATTCGCGGCACGTTCCAGGTCGGCCCCGGACAATCGATCCAGGCGGCGGTCGATCGGGCCCGCCCGGGCGATCGCATTCAGGTTCTGCCCGGCACCTACAGCGAGTCGGTCACGATCGATTTCGACGATATCGAGCTGGTCGGCATCGTGCAGAATGGCGAGCGGCCGGTCTTCGACGGCAAGGGCAAAATGAACGACGCCGTGCTCGTCTCGGGCAATAACTTTGTCATCTCCGGTTTCGAAGTGCGCGACTACAAGGGCAACGGCGTGGTCGTGAACAAGGCCAAGAACGCAACGTTCCGCAACCTTGTATGCCACAACACCGGCAAGTACGGCGTCTACCCGGTGCTGTGCCAGGGCGTGCTCGTCGAAAACTGCGTTGTCAGCGACGTGTGGGACGCGGGCGTCTACGCGGGGCAGTGCCAGGACGTCGTGATCCAGAATTGCGAGTCGTACCGCTGCACGATCGGCATGGAAACCGAGAATTGCGTGAACGTGCTGATGGCCAACAACTCGGCCCATCAGAACTCGCTCGGCTTGCTCGTGGTGCTGCTGCCGGATCTGCCCACGACCGTCGCCTCGAACGCGCGCGTAATCAACAACCGCGTGCTGGACAACAACTACCCGAACCTGTCGCCGCCGGGCAACACGGTGAACCTGGTCGAGCCGGGCATCGGCATCGCCGTCAATGCTGCCGACAACACTGAAGTAACGAAGAACGAAGTGCGCGGTCATGGCTCATACGGCATCGCCATGTATGCACTAACCGACGTCTTTCCGCCGGAGCACAAGCTGAACGTCGAGCCGAACCCCGATGGCAATTACATCCACGACAACGCGCTGGCCGACAATGGTCAGAATCCGTCGAAGCGTTTGAAGAGCCTCGGTGCACCCGGCGGCGACTTGTTCTGGAGCGGCAAGGGAGTCGGCAACGGCTGGAACGAGACGACCGAGAAGAGCTTTCCGGCCAAGCTCCCGGCCTGGAGCGGTAACCCCGGCGCCGCCGGCGGCGGACGGTAG
- a CDS encoding parallel beta-helix domain-containing protein: MMRFWMCVALVMCLGVSTVPWACAEEAPADQPKVHADAATAPLAIPGWLNRGGQWVPDEPYVAGQPRATGLQAPFPPMRSLDSNPMTPEKVALGKLLFFDPILSGQNNMSCAHCHHPDHGFSDGRKLSMGYGGSGVGPDRSGGHVLGRSAPTLWNAAYHKWQFWDGRADDLEAQAKGPITNEHEMGEKPEVLVQELRAIPEYVTAFQQAFGGKPGEAVTFDNVAKAVAAFERTLLSFNSKFDRYAAGDATALNEQERSGMKVFRSLKTRCFECHNFPTFADDTFRVIGVPDNGEHDRGRAGVPGEGPDGAFKTTSLRNIALTAPYMHNGAFDTLEDVIKFYAKGAGRAEPNPSPGLDDKIGKFDITDQEIADLVAFLKALTDTSLQPDPPQKVPSGLSVIEVKTKAEPAPVARGRSGRGSAPNAITSVAAVPPVAAPVLRERPRPIANLNSAGPQSAAPAGGSTGGAPLTGYSSGNMHRVPGLETVAVANATRANNASTERAPGTGLDWVAALGHARPASRASATFTVRPGQSIQAAIDRCAPGDRVEVEPGVYRQTVAIDRDGVTLVGLNRDGQRAVLDGGNQLADAVQSSANDLTIEGFVIRHFKGNGILASKASRVVFRDLIVDDAGLYGVYPVECAGVLVEGCTVSGISDAAIYVGSSRDIVVRNNEVFNNVAGIEIENCVAALVTNNSAHHNTAGILVFVLPNNPSKIGLDTRVINNRSWANNHKNFGKPGTLIANLPPGIGILVMAADRTEVTQNYIAENDSYGITVGALTQSTEGHKLDIEPNSDYTTIASNEYRDNGRNPDPLYREKRKAPGGDLYWDGSGTGNTWRETGPLVTFPADLLGGQNASAKPSRSATSTNN; the protein is encoded by the coding sequence ATGATGCGCTTCTGGATGTGCGTCGCCCTGGTCATGTGCCTCGGCGTGTCGACGGTTCCATGGGCCTGCGCGGAAGAGGCGCCGGCCGATCAGCCCAAGGTTCATGCCGACGCGGCGACCGCGCCCTTGGCCATCCCCGGTTGGCTGAACCGTGGCGGCCAATGGGTGCCCGACGAGCCGTACGTCGCCGGTCAGCCGCGCGCGACCGGCTTGCAGGCGCCGTTTCCGCCGATGCGCTCGCTCGACAGCAACCCAATGACGCCCGAGAAAGTCGCCCTCGGGAAGCTATTGTTCTTCGACCCGATCTTGAGCGGGCAGAACAATATGTCCTGCGCCCACTGCCATCACCCCGATCACGGCTTTTCCGACGGCCGCAAACTGAGCATGGGCTACGGCGGCTCAGGAGTCGGCCCCGACCGCAGCGGCGGCCACGTTCTCGGTCGCAGCGCCCCCACATTGTGGAACGCCGCTTACCACAAGTGGCAATTCTGGGACGGCCGGGCCGATGACCTCGAGGCCCAAGCCAAGGGCCCCATCACCAACGAACACGAGATGGGCGAAAAGCCCGAAGTTCTCGTCCAAGAATTGCGCGCCATCCCCGAATACGTTACGGCCTTCCAGCAAGCCTTTGGCGGCAAGCCCGGAGAGGCAGTGACGTTCGACAACGTGGCCAAGGCCGTGGCGGCCTTCGAGCGGACGCTGCTGTCGTTCAACTCGAAGTTCGACCGCTACGCCGCCGGCGATGCCACGGCACTCAACGAGCAAGAACGGAGCGGCATGAAGGTTTTTCGTTCACTGAAGACCCGTTGCTTCGAATGCCATAACTTTCCCACGTTTGCCGACGATACATTTCGCGTGATCGGCGTGCCGGACAACGGCGAGCATGACCGCGGCCGGGCCGGCGTGCCGGGCGAAGGGCCGGACGGTGCTTTCAAGACCACGTCGCTGCGCAACATCGCCCTCACGGCTCCCTATATGCACAACGGCGCGTTCGACACGCTGGAAGACGTGATCAAGTTTTACGCCAAAGGGGCCGGCCGCGCTGAACCCAATCCGTCGCCGGGGCTCGACGATAAGATCGGCAAGTTCGACATCACAGATCAGGAGATCGCCGACCTGGTGGCGTTTCTGAAGGCCCTGACCGACACCTCTCTGCAGCCTGACCCGCCGCAAAAGGTTCCCAGCGGACTGTCCGTGATCGAAGTGAAAACGAAGGCCGAGCCCGCTCCTGTCGCGCGCGGACGTAGCGGTCGTGGGTCGGCGCCGAATGCGATTACATCCGTCGCGGCAGTCCCGCCTGTGGCCGCGCCAGTCCTGCGCGAACGCCCGCGACCGATCGCAAACTTGAATTCCGCGGGACCTCAATCCGCTGCGCCCGCTGGCGGCAGCACCGGCGGTGCGCCCCTTACGGGCTATTCGAGCGGCAACATGCACCGCGTGCCGGGCTTGGAAACCGTCGCTGTTGCGAATGCAACTCGTGCGAACAACGCATCGACAGAGCGTGCGCCGGGTACAGGACTCGATTGGGTCGCCGCGCTCGGCCACGCGCGCCCGGCCAGCCGAGCCTCGGCCACGTTCACCGTGCGGCCCGGGCAATCGATTCAAGCAGCCATCGACCGTTGCGCCCCCGGTGATCGCGTCGAGGTCGAGCCAGGCGTTTATCGGCAGACCGTGGCGATCGACCGCGACGGCGTGACCCTCGTCGGTTTGAATCGCGACGGCCAGCGGGCCGTGCTCGACGGCGGCAACCAACTCGCTGATGCGGTGCAAAGCTCGGCCAACGATCTGACGATCGAGGGCTTTGTCATTCGGCATTTCAAGGGCAATGGCATCTTGGCCAGCAAGGCCAGCCGGGTGGTCTTTCGTGACCTCATCGTCGACGACGCAGGTCTGTATGGCGTATATCCCGTCGAATGTGCCGGCGTGCTGGTCGAGGGTTGCACCGTCAGCGGCATCAGCGACGCCGCGATCTACGTCGGCAGCAGCCGCGACATCGTCGTGCGCAACAATGAAGTCTTCAACAACGTGGCCGGCATCGAAATCGAGAACTGCGTGGCGGCGCTCGTCACCAACAACAGCGCCCATCACAACACGGCTGGCATCCTGGTGTTCGTGCTGCCCAACAATCCCTCGAAGATCGGGCTCGACACCCGGGTGATCAATAATCGCTCGTGGGCGAATAATCACAAGAACTTCGGCAAGCCCGGCACTCTGATCGCTAACCTGCCGCCGGGCATCGGCATTCTGGTCATGGCGGCCGATCGCACCGAGGTGACGCAAAACTACATCGCCGAAAACGACTCCTACGGCATCACGGTCGGCGCTCTGACGCAGTCGACCGAAGGGCACAAGCTCGATATCGAGCCGAATTCGGACTACACGACGATCGCGTCCAACGAATATCGCGACAACGGCCGTAACCCCGACCCCCTCTATCGTGAAAAGCGCAAGGCCCCCGGCGGCGACCTGTACTGGGACGGCAGCGGCACCGGCAACACCTGGCGTGAGACCGGACCGCTGGTCACGTTTCCGGCCGACTTGCTCGGCGGGCAGAATGCCTCGGCCAAACCGTCCCGTAGCGCAACGTCGACGAATAACTGA
- a CDS encoding tetratricopeptide repeat protein gives MEEPPVRAADFSRAAWSLAQLDDPWIPIDDADYMVIRWRLLFPLVWHYLQLPPWLYLAMPHLGCLLVCWLVAWIAHQSLGNWLQTWMATVIFAALPWFFVSTGWLAYFDSWLVAGLLAAVFIPSRYVLGSVCLVVPWIDERFVFALPITMMARAVALWRIEQKQWRSTLLDAAVVILASIPYPTVRAIAWLTGDAQTTSYVQSHWQQIWNVSWRRYARGLWSGYRVAWSMFAAAMWFVGARLGWKWGAAFAFMVIASSIGCLFIAGDMSRSLMIVSPVCLLGVLAWKECWPSTLALALPLVMTGNLLLPAWHVVWTWPASLPIESLPTEIWSWRNPPRFMQAGELANQGKALFDEGKLVEAREKYDEAIQLDDTIALHYLRRALINMRLNDRGYAAADIEKVLRLDPLYPDALCLRARLRKEQGIKSPSTAEDLRNALRIAPANWAMREEAEQLLVYFTEDAKPTSTRPAAR, from the coding sequence ATGGAGGAACCGCCGGTACGTGCGGCGGATTTTTCGCGAGCTGCCTGGTCGCTCGCGCAGCTCGACGATCCGTGGATCCCGATAGATGACGCCGATTACATGGTCATCCGGTGGCGACTGCTCTTTCCACTTGTCTGGCATTATCTGCAACTACCGCCTTGGCTCTACCTGGCGATGCCGCACCTCGGCTGTTTGCTTGTGTGCTGGCTGGTCGCATGGATAGCGCATCAGAGCTTAGGCAACTGGCTGCAAACGTGGATGGCGACTGTCATCTTCGCAGCGCTGCCCTGGTTCTTTGTCTCGACCGGCTGGCTGGCGTATTTTGATTCATGGCTGGTCGCGGGCTTGCTGGCAGCGGTATTCATTCCGTCCCGCTACGTGCTGGGATCGGTGTGCTTAGTGGTGCCGTGGATCGACGAACGCTTCGTATTCGCGCTACCTATCACGATGATGGCACGCGCGGTCGCTCTGTGGAGGATCGAGCAGAAGCAATGGCGCTCGACGCTACTGGACGCGGCGGTGGTCATTCTTGCCAGCATCCCCTACCCGACCGTCCGAGCCATCGCCTGGTTGACCGGTGACGCGCAGACGACCTCCTACGTGCAATCCCATTGGCAGCAGATATGGAACGTTTCATGGCGGAGATATGCTAGGGGGCTGTGGTCGGGATACCGGGTCGCATGGTCGATGTTCGCTGCGGCGATGTGGTTCGTCGGCGCGCGCTTGGGCTGGAAATGGGGCGCGGCCTTTGCATTCATGGTCATCGCGAGTTCGATTGGGTGTCTCTTTATCGCCGGCGATATGTCGCGGTCGCTGATGATCGTGAGCCCCGTATGCCTTTTGGGTGTGCTGGCCTGGAAGGAGTGCTGGCCGTCTACTCTCGCCCTGGCGCTGCCCCTCGTAATGACGGGAAATCTGCTGTTGCCCGCCTGGCATGTGGTTTGGACGTGGCCGGCGTCCTTGCCCATTGAATCGCTGCCTACGGAAATTTGGAGCTGGCGGAATCCGCCGCGGTTCATGCAAGCAGGCGAGCTCGCCAACCAGGGAAAGGCGCTCTTTGACGAAGGCAAACTAGTCGAAGCGCGCGAAAAATACGACGAGGCGATTCAATTGGACGACACCATCGCGCTGCACTACCTGCGGCGCGCCTTGATCAACATGCGTCTCAATGATCGGGGCTACGCCGCCGCGGACATCGAAAAGGTGCTGCGGCTCGATCCGCTTTATCCCGACGCTCTCTGCCTGCGCGCCAGGCTCCGTAAAGAGCAGGGCATTAAATCACCGTCGACTGCTGAGGATCTTCGCAATGCGCTGCGCATCGCCCCCGCGAATTGGGCGATGCGCGAAGAAGCCGAGCAACTCCTCGTGTACTTCACGGAAGACGCAAAACCCACATCAACGCGTCCCGCAGCCCGGTAG
- the rfbA gene encoding glucose-1-phosphate thymidylyltransferase RfbA: MTPRSAFHKGIVLAGGAGTRLHPATKVVSKQLLPVYDKPMVYYALSTLIEAGIREILLISTPKDVPLFERLLGGGTQLGLRITYAAQPRPEGIAQAFQIGRDFIEHDNVALILGDNIFHGGKFAERLAAAAARPNGATIFVKPIRDPRRYGVLETDAAGRPVDIQEKPGETGSKLAVTGLYFYDNQVVDIAASLSPSARNELEITDVNQAYLERGALHVEELDTETAWFDVGTHESYLAAANFVEMVQTERNAQIGAIEEAAFQQGLITAEQLLALAQQCDNNYAQYLRDSARAALRTG, encoded by the coding sequence ATGACACCCCGCTCGGCCTTTCACAAAGGGATTGTTCTGGCTGGGGGCGCTGGCACGCGCCTGCATCCGGCCACGAAGGTCGTGAGCAAGCAACTGTTGCCGGTCTACGACAAGCCCATGGTCTACTATGCACTGTCGACCCTGATCGAGGCAGGCATCCGCGAGATCCTCTTGATATCGACCCCCAAAGATGTCCCCCTCTTCGAACGATTGTTGGGAGGCGGTACACAACTGGGATTGCGCATTACCTACGCCGCGCAGCCGCGGCCCGAGGGGATCGCCCAGGCATTTCAGATTGGTCGCGACTTCATCGAGCATGATAACGTCGCACTCATTCTGGGGGACAATATCTTTCACGGCGGCAAGTTCGCCGAGCGGCTAGCCGCTGCCGCCGCGCGACCGAACGGCGCCACGATCTTCGTAAAGCCGATACGCGACCCGCGTCGTTATGGAGTGCTCGAAACGGATGCGGCGGGCCGGCCGGTCGACATCCAGGAAAAGCCCGGTGAGACGGGGTCAAAGCTGGCAGTGACGGGCCTGTACTTCTACGACAACCAGGTCGTCGATATCGCGGCCTCCTTGAGCCCCTCGGCCAGGAACGAACTGGAGATCACCGACGTCAACCAGGCGTACCTCGAGCGCGGCGCGCTGCACGTCGAGGAATTGGACACCGAAACCGCATGGTTCGATGTCGGCACGCACGAAAGCTATCTGGCGGCGGCGAATTTCGTTGAGATGGTCCAGACCGAACGAAATGCGCAAATCGGCGCCATCGAAGAAGCAGCTTTTCAACAAGGTTTGATCACGGCCGAGCAGCTACTCGCCCTCGCGCAGCAGTGCGACAACAATTACGCCCAGTATTTGCGCGATTCGGCTCGGGCCGCGCTTCGCACCGGTTGA
- the rfbB gene encoding dTDP-glucose 4,6-dehydratase: MNTILVTGGAGFIGSSFVRHWLDNGLGRVVNFDKLTYAGHLATLAGVIDHPDHHFVHGDIADGVLVRRLLTEHRPWAIVHFAAESHVDRSIDGPAAFVATNVVGTWTLLDAATGYYTGLSAAEQTSFRFLHVSTDEVFGSVTGAAAEEAAPYAPNSPYAASKAAADHFVRAYHETYGLPTLVTRSSNNFGPYQFPEKLIPVVIQNALSGRPIPVYGDGQQVRDWLFVEDHCQALEIILAGGVPGETFNISSGEERTNLDVVGAVCDLLDELRPHPSRPHRDLITFVPDRPGHDRRYALDSTKVRRQLGWQPQVTFADGLRFSVAWYLANAAWTEEVTGGRPLARLGLSRPSASTIP, from the coding sequence ATGAACACGATTCTCGTCACCGGCGGTGCCGGATTCATCGGTAGCTCGTTCGTCCGGCATTGGCTCGATAACGGGCTTGGCCGCGTAGTCAATTTCGACAAGCTGACGTACGCCGGCCACCTGGCCACGCTCGCCGGCGTGATCGACCATCCGGACCATCATTTCGTCCATGGCGACATCGCGGACGGTGTGCTTGTTCGGCGATTGCTCACCGAGCATCGCCCGTGGGCGATCGTGCATTTCGCTGCCGAGTCGCACGTCGATCGCTCGATCGATGGGCCCGCGGCGTTTGTCGCAACGAACGTCGTCGGCACCTGGACGTTGTTGGACGCGGCCACCGGGTATTACACCGGCCTCTCCGCGGCCGAGCAGACGAGCTTTCGCTTCTTGCACGTATCGACCGACGAGGTCTTCGGCAGCGTAACGGGCGCGGCCGCCGAGGAAGCGGCGCCCTACGCGCCCAACTCCCCGTATGCAGCCTCGAAGGCTGCGGCCGATCATTTCGTCAGGGCGTACCACGAGACCTATGGCCTGCCGACGTTAGTGACGCGCTCTTCGAACAATTTCGGACCGTACCAGTTTCCTGAAAAGCTGATTCCGGTAGTTATCCAAAACGCACTCTCGGGACGGCCCATCCCGGTTTACGGCGATGGTCAGCAGGTGCGCGATTGGCTCTTCGTCGAGGATCATTGCCAGGCGCTCGAGATAATTCTGGCCGGTGGTGTTCCGGGTGAAACGTTCAACATCAGCAGCGGAGAGGAACGGACGAATCTCGACGTCGTGGGTGCCGTGTGCGATCTGCTGGATGAGTTGCGGCCCCATCCGTCGCGCCCTCACCGCGACCTGATTACGTTCGTACCCGATCGGCCCGGTCACGATCGTCGTTACGCCCTGGATTCGACGAAGGTGCGCCGTCAATTGGGCTGGCAGCCACAAGTGACTTTCGCCGACGGCCTGCGCTTTTCGGTCGCGTGGTATCTGGCGAACGCGGCCTGGACTGAAGAAGTCACGGGCGGTCGGCCACTTGCGCGTCTCGGTTTATCTCGACCGTCGGCGAGCACGATCCCATGA
- a CDS encoding cation:proton antiporter yields the protein MSRPSDPRFSWQGFAGYLALIAGGVGLFLLIRAFGAHLTSQAAPADARPVGQPLPGQVDVVLHVIATLAAVVFFGFVLGRLCKHLGQPPVIGEVLAGIMLGPSLLGVISPDALHMLIPAAADDPKGQVPAALRAVSQLGVILYMFLVGLELNAARLAGRAHAAVAVSHASIVLPFVLGAALALGLYPVFSHDGVPFTSFALFMGAAMSITAFPVLARILTDRKLDKTELGTVALGCAAADDVTAWCLLALVVGVAQAKIGSAVLVIGGALAFIAFMFLIVRPLLGRLIPRMESRSDALSPLAISGTFLAVLLAALATEAIGIHAVFGAFLLGAVIPHDSRIAREFSMKMKDLVTVLLLPAFFAFTGMRTQIGLVSGWGNWLWCVAIILVATIGKFGGTLGAARLTGLKWREAAALGTLMNTRGLMELVVLNIGLDLGVISPTLFAMMIIMALVTTAATAPALEWLMPSLGRETVSPTDEPQTVNSSTAKAV from the coding sequence ATGTCCCGACCCTCCGATCCACGATTTTCTTGGCAAGGATTCGCAGGTTACCTGGCCCTGATCGCCGGCGGCGTGGGGCTGTTCCTGTTGATCCGCGCCTTCGGCGCCCATCTGACGTCGCAAGCGGCACCCGCCGACGCGCGGCCCGTCGGACAGCCGCTGCCGGGCCAGGTCGACGTGGTGCTGCACGTCATTGCGACTTTGGCAGCCGTTGTTTTTTTCGGGTTTGTCTTGGGGCGCCTGTGCAAGCATCTGGGCCAGCCGCCCGTGATTGGCGAGGTTCTGGCCGGCATCATGCTTGGTCCGTCGTTGCTGGGGGTTATTTCGCCTGACGCACTCCACATGCTCATTCCCGCGGCGGCCGACGATCCGAAGGGTCAGGTGCCCGCCGCGTTGCGCGCGGTATCACAGCTGGGCGTCATCTTGTACATGTTCCTGGTCGGACTGGAGCTGAACGCGGCCCGCCTGGCGGGTCGGGCCCACGCGGCCGTGGCGGTCTCGCACGCCAGCATCGTGCTGCCATTTGTGCTCGGCGCAGCGCTGGCGCTGGGACTCTATCCCGTGTTTTCGCACGACGGGGTGCCATTCACGAGCTTTGCACTCTTCATGGGCGCGGCGATGTCGATCACAGCCTTTCCCGTGCTCGCGCGGATTCTCACCGATCGCAAGTTAGACAAAACGGAACTCGGCACGGTCGCGCTCGGTTGCGCCGCTGCCGACGACGTAACCGCCTGGTGCTTGCTGGCCCTGGTCGTGGGTGTCGCTCAAGCCAAGATCGGAAGCGCCGTGCTGGTGATCGGCGGCGCGCTGGCATTTATCGCGTTCATGTTTCTGATCGTCCGACCATTGCTTGGGCGACTGATTCCTCGCATGGAGAGCCGATCTGATGCGTTATCCCCGCTGGCCATCTCGGGCACGTTTCTGGCGGTGCTGTTGGCCGCCCTGGCTACCGAGGCGATCGGCATTCATGCCGTGTTCGGCGCGTTCTTGCTCGGCGCGGTGATCCCCCACGATAGCCGGATCGCACGAGAGTTCTCTATGAAAATGAAGGACCTGGTAACGGTCTTGTTGCTGCCCGCGTTTTTCGCATTCACGGGCATGCGCACGCAGATCGGCCTGGTCAGTGGCTGGGGCAATTGGTTGTGGTGCGTGGCGATCATCCTGGTGGCGACGATCGGCAAGTTCGGTGGCACGCTCGGCGCCGCGCGATTAACCGGCCTGAAGTGGCGCGAGGCGGCTGCCCTCGGCACGTTGATGAACACCCGCGGCCTGATGGAATTGGTCGTGCTGAACATCGGGCTCGACCTGGGCGTCATCAGCCCGACGTTGTTCGCGATGATGATCATCATGGCCCTGGTAACCACGGCCGCTACGGCGCCCGCTCTCGAGTGGTTGATGCCGTCGCTTGGCCGTGAGACGGTATCGCCGACGGATGAGCCGCAAACGGTCAATTCCTCGACCGCGAAGGCCGTCTGA
- a CDS encoding CGNR zinc finger domain-containing protein, with protein MSVDRPPPFFVGNHLALDFLNTTAAPQGTPVDWLCDGQDLVRWLVKAQVIDRLVVEKSAKWPRDALDKVAGDARKFRTWLRRFVTSRMGKPLRTTAAALGPLNERLARDKSISQVETVSRGTATRPGLELRRVHHWKRPDELLDPIVSAAAELICQEDFRFIRACAGPDCILLFLDRTKGHARRWCSMAVCGNRSKVEAHRARHTRRKRHSG; from the coding sequence ATGTCCGTGGACCGACCGCCGCCGTTTTTCGTCGGCAATCATTTGGCGCTCGATTTTCTCAATACGACCGCCGCACCGCAGGGTACGCCCGTCGATTGGCTGTGCGACGGGCAGGATTTGGTCCGCTGGCTCGTGAAAGCTCAGGTCATCGATCGGCTGGTGGTTGAAAAGAGCGCCAAGTGGCCGCGCGACGCCCTGGACAAAGTCGCGGGCGACGCCCGAAAGTTTCGCACCTGGTTGCGCAGATTTGTCACCTCGCGCATGGGGAAACCTTTGCGGACGACCGCTGCGGCGCTTGGCCCACTGAACGAGCGTTTAGCTCGAGATAAGAGTATTTCGCAGGTTGAAACGGTTTCCCGCGGCACCGCAACGAGACCCGGTCTGGAACTGCGTCGCGTCCACCACTGGAAGCGGCCCGACGAGCTCTTGGATCCTATCGTTTCAGCCGCCGCGGAATTAATCTGCCAGGAGGATTTCCGGTTCATCCGGGCTTGTGCCGGGCCCGACTGCATTTTGTTGTTCCTGGACCGCACCAAGGGGCACGCGCGGCGCTGGTGCAGCATGGCCGTCTGCGGCAATCGCTCCAAGGTGGAAGCGCACCGGGCGAGACATACGCGCCGAAAACGACATTCGGGTTAG
- a CDS encoding zinc-binding alcohol dehydrogenase family protein, with protein sequence MRAILRTGFGGPEVLVIRDIPEPEPKAGHVVIEVKAFGLNHAELHMRQGKWAEIADVSGIECVGLVKSCPGGEFPVGAKVAALMGGLGRTINGSYAEFTRAPVSNVALIDADLPWAELAAIPETYATAWTCLFRNLDIQRGQLLVIRGATSSFGQAAVKMAVNAGARVIGTTRNRERFAHLEKIGAERCEIERPDLSQHIAEAKKIDAVLDLVGNSVLLDSLAMLRRGGRSCLAGWLGGLAPIADFNPLLQMASGVYLTFFGSFVFGTPGFPLADVPLAKIAADVAAGRLDAKPTRVFRFEEIAEAHRVMEANEAGGKMVVVHQ encoded by the coding sequence ATGCGCGCGATTCTCAGAACCGGTTTCGGCGGCCCTGAAGTCCTGGTCATTCGCGACATTCCCGAGCCGGAGCCCAAAGCGGGCCACGTGGTGATCGAAGTCAAGGCATTCGGCCTGAACCATGCCGAATTGCACATGCGCCAAGGCAAATGGGCCGAGATCGCCGATGTGAGCGGCATCGAGTGCGTCGGCCTCGTCAAATCCTGCCCCGGCGGCGAGTTTCCCGTTGGGGCGAAAGTGGCCGCGCTGATGGGCGGATTGGGCCGCACGATCAATGGCAGCTACGCCGAGTTCACGCGAGCGCCGGTTTCGAATGTGGCGCTGATCGACGCCGACTTGCCCTGGGCGGAACTAGCCGCGATTCCCGAAACATACGCCACGGCCTGGACGTGCCTGTTCCGGAATCTGGACATTCAAAGGGGCCAGTTGCTCGTGATCCGTGGTGCGACTTCATCATTCGGACAAGCCGCGGTGAAGATGGCGGTCAACGCCGGCGCGCGGGTCATCGGCACGACGCGCAATCGGGAACGCTTCGCCCACCTCGAAAAGATAGGAGCCGAGCGCTGCGAGATCGAGCGGCCTGATCTATCGCAGCATATCGCCGAAGCCAAGAAGATCGATGCGGTGCTCGACCTGGTGGGCAATAGCGTCCTGCTCGACTCGCTGGCGATGCTCCGGCGCGGTGGGCGCTCCTGCCTGGCCGGCTGGCTCGGCGGTCTCGCCCCGATCGCGGATTTCAATCCGCTTTTGCAAATGGCCAGCGGCGTGTACCTGACCTTCTTCGGTAGTTTCGTCTTCGGCACGCCGGGCTTTCCGCTCGCGGATGTTCCACTGGCGAAGATTGCCGCCGATGTCGCGGCCGGACGGCTCGATGCCAAACCGACCCGTGTGTTTCGATTCGAAGAGATCGCCGAAGCGCACCGGGTCATGGAAGCCAACGAGGCCGGCGGCAAAATGGTGGTGGTTCATCAATGA